Below is a window of Prosthecochloris sp. GSB1 DNA.
TTTTCGGGAGAACGCCGCTCCATCTCGTAGAGGATCCCCGGCTCGGTCGCCACGATCATCACCTGGGCGTCCGTTTTTTCGCTGTAATCGAGCAGCGCCCCCGTCGAACCGACGAAATCAGAGCGGCAGAGCACTTCCTCGCGGCACTCAGGGTGAGCGATGAACTTCGCCCCGGGATGCTTTTCGATGGTTTCGCGGATGATCTCCCAGCGATATGCGTCATGAACGTAGCAGCAACCCTGCCAGAGAATCATTTCCCGACCCAGCTTCTTCATGACATATGAGCCGAGATTTCTGTCGGGGCCGAAAATGATCTCCCTGTCCTCGGGAATCTGGCTCACGATCTTCTCCGCATTGGAAGAGGTGCAGACGATATCCGACTCAGCCTTGATCTCGACCGAAGAGTTGATATAAGTGATCACGAGAGCGCCTGGATGCTCCGCCTTGAAAGCCCGGAACGTTTCCGGAGGACAACTGTCGGCGAGCGGGCAACCCGCGCGGTTGTCCGGCATGAGCACGAGTTTGCCGGGGTTGAGGATCGCCGCCGTTTCAGCCATGAAGTAGACCCCTGCGAAAACGATCACGTCCGCGCCGGTTCCTTCGGCCGCCCTGGCGAGCGCAAGGCTGTCACCGACAACGTCCGCCGCCTGCTGGATTTCGGGAAGCGTATAGTAATGCGCGAGAATGATCGCGTTCATCTCTTTCTTCAACTGCCGTACGCGCTCATGCAGCGCCTCGACCGATGCATCTGACGATATCATGATAAGCCGATGGAAAAAGTTGAGGCAAAAAAGACCGGAACCGCGTCCGTTCACAAAGGACGGGCCGTCACTTCAGATAGTATTCAAGTTCGTCGTCCTCCCTGATGAGCAGGAGAATCGCCGCGTTCGGAACGATGACATACTTTTCGCCTTCGTACTCGATCTCGTACGAGCTGTTCTGGATAAAGATGGCCAGATCGCCAACCTTCGCCTGCAGCGGTATGTACTGCGGCAAAGAAGACTCCTCCATCCAGGGCTCGCCGCTCTCAGGGGGAGGGCCGACGGGATAACCGGGCCCGGTCTTCAGAACGTAGCCGGTCTGGATCTTCTCTTTCTCCTGAACGCCCGGCGGCAGGTAGATACCCGATTTCGTGCGCTCATCGCTCGATTTCGGCCTGATCAACACCCTGTCCCCGACCACGACAAACTTGTCCGTAACGTTTTGGTACATACAAATAAAAAAAATCGATAAAAGAACTTCAATAAATCTCCTCGCAGAACGACCGCATCGACGGCCGATTCAGCCATCGGGCACGTTTCCCGACCACCGACGCAGAAAACAAAACACGAAATATACACAATAAAATTCAGTCGTCGGCAACCACGCCGCAGCCTGTTTTCCGATCCGCCCGCCGGCGGGGTCTTTTTTCACAAAAGAAAATTTGTCACTGTCCCACGATCTTGTAATTTTGATGAATCCGTAACCGGTTATAAAATCATACCGGTGCTGAAACAATTGACAAACCGGAAACCAGCCGCGCACGCAACCGGTTATCCACGGTGAATGGGTTGGCCGCTCCGAACTCCGTGAACGCGATCCCCGATGGAACATAACGAAAGAGTCCGTTCGGAACAGCGATTCAAGGGACGGAAAGCAAAAAAAGGACTGCGGTTCGCCGTAACGGTCACGGGAGTCATCTTCATTACCGAGATCGTCGGGGGCCTGCTTTCAGGAAGTCTCGCGCTGCTCGCCGACGCCGGACATATGGCGACGGACCTTTTCGCCCTGCTGATCAGCTACCTTGCAATCCGTTTCAGCTCGAAACCCTGCACAAAAAAACGTTCTTACGGCTACTTCCGGCTCGAGATCATCGCCGCGCTCGTCAATGGGGTGATCCTCTGCGTCACGGCGCTGTTCGTCACCGTCGAGGCCTGGAAACGGATCTCCATGCCCGCGGAGATCGAAACGGTGCAGATGTTCGCCTTCGGCATGGTTGGCCTTGCGGCCAACATCGCCAGCGCGCTCTGGCTGAGAAAAGAAAAGGAGTCGAGCGTCAATGTCCGGGCGGCGTATATTCATATATTAAGTGACCTCGCCGGCTCGGTCGGTGTCGTCGGAGGAGCTTTGTTGATAGGGCTCACGGGCTGGTCCTTGTTCGACAGTTTCATAAGTTTTTTCATTGCGGTACTTATCGTCCGGAGCGCCCTGAAAATCATAGGCGAAGCCGTCGATGTCCTTATGGAATCCGTCCCCGAGGGACTCGACATTCATGATATCGAACAGACGCTGCTCTCTTTCGATCATGTGCGCGACCTGCACGACCTGCATGTCTGGGCGCTGACGAGCGGCGTCAACGCGCTGAGTTGCCACATCCTCGTCGACGAACCCGGACAGGGGCAGGCGCTTCTCGATGCGATCCACGAACAGCTGAAAGACAGATACAATATCGATCATGTCACCATTCAGCTTGAATTCGAGTAAACGACAGGATAACAATCAAAGCATAACCCCGGAAGCAACCCGCTGCAATCGACGTGACGAAGTTCTTCAAATTCATCACCGCCAACAACTCGTATCTGCTGCTTGTCTTTTACTGCGGCATCGCGGGCATTCTGATCAGGTTTCAGGACACCCTGTCGCTCAAGAGCCTGCAGTCAAGAGGAACCGAATTCAGGGCGTCCGTCTCCGGCCTCTTGAGCGACATCGGCGAATATTTCAGCCTGAGAAGGGAGAACGAGATACTCACGCTCCAGAACGCTTCACTGCTGGCCGACGCCATCGCCGGGGCTAACGCCTTGCGGGACTCGGCGGGCGTAACCGGCATGGCGGCGCTTGCGCAAGGGCACCCTGGAGAGTTCCTCATCGCCAGGGTCGTCGAACGCCGATTCAATACGACGGAAAACTTTATCATCGTCAACGCCGGTTCGAAACTGGGAGTCGCTGCCGACATGCCGGTATTGACTCCCGACGGCCTTGCAGGCCGGGTCGTCCAGGTATCGCAAAACTATGCGAAGGTGATGCCGGTCATCCACTCCGACTTCAGAGTCAGCGTGGTGTCCGACAGCAACCTGACGCACGGACTTCTTCGTTGGGGCGGAAAAAAGGAACGGATCGCACGGATGGATTACGTCCCGCTGAGCAGCTCGATCGCCAAGGGCGAAAAACTCTACACCACCGATTTCAGCACGTTCGCGCTGCGGGGCATCCCTGTCGGAAAGGTAATCGCGGTAACGCCCGGAAAACAGTTTTTCGACGTCGCCGTCAGGCTTTCTGTCGATTTTTCCTCCCTGACGCATGTGATGATCGCCGAAAGCAGCGCCGACCCGGAAAAAATTGAGCTGATGTATCGCCCGGTAACAGGCGATGACGTCCCGCAAAACGAAACCTCTGAGCAAAGGAACTGAACCGTGGTAAAGGATACCATCGTAAGGATCGTTCTTCTGAGCGTACTCGCCCTCCTGCAACAGTACGCCGTATCGAGATTCGTGGTGTTCGGGGCGTTTCCCGATCTCCTTACCGTGTTCATCGTTTTCGTCGCGCTGAGAACGGGCCAGAAACAGGGTATGACCTACGGTTTCGCGGCCGGGCTGGCGACCGGCGTGCTTGGCGGAGACATCGGGATAACCACGCTCGCGAAAACCCTCGAGGGCTTCGTCGCGGGTTACTTCCATATCCCCGAGGACAGCCACGCCTCGACGCATCAAAAAAGAAGGATGTTCTACAAAGGCGTGCTGCTCGCCTCCCTCACGGGGAGAGCGGTACAGGCCGCGTCGGCAAACGTCCTCGCGCTGCCTCCGCTCTGGCATGTCGCGTATTCCGTCGTGCTCGTGACCGTTTTCAACATGCTGATCGCCGTGCTGGCGTATCAACTGTTCCTGAAGAAAATTCTGGCGAACAACTGAGGGATGGACAAGATTCAAAAAAGAGCCTACAGCGTTTCCCTGATAGTCATTGCGGGTTTCGTGGTTCTGTTCCTGCGACTGATCTATCTTCAGGTTTTCGAGTACAAGGAACTCGGCTCCATTTCAGACGCAAACAGTCTGAGGAGAACGTGGCTCCATCCTCCGAGAGGGCGCCTGATAGACCGTAACGGCGTCACGGTCGTCGACAACCAGCCGCTCTATACGGTCAAGGTCATCCCTGCTGAATTCACCGATTCCCTGAAAAAAAGCACGCTTGCCGCCCTGCTGCACGTCACGGATGAGGAGCTGGAAAAAAGAATACGGAAAGGCTTCAAATACAACCGCTTCGCGCCGGTCGCCGTCGGACGTGATATCGAACCGCAGGAAATGATGCGGCTCAACGAAAACCTCTGGAGACTGCCGGGAGTGATGCTCGAGGTTGAAAACAAAAGGAAGTATCCAGCGGGGATCAATGCTTCGCATATCTTCGGATACCTGAACTTCATATCGAAGGAACAGCTCGAAAACATGGCCGGCAAGGGCTATACCCCGGACGATAAAACCGGGAGCAAGGGACTCGAAAAACAATACGAGGACCAGTTGCGCGGCGAAAAAGGCGTGCGCTACGAACTGGTGAACTCCATTGGAAAAACGGCAGGCAAGTTCGAGGACGGAAGGAAGGACACCCCGTTCAAAAACGGCAGCGATCTTCACCTGACGCTCGACGCCGGCCTGCAGCGGCTCGCCGAGCAGCTTTTGAAGGAAACGGGGAAATCAGGGGCGGTCGTGGCCATCGATCCCAATGACGGCGGAATTCTCGCCATGACGAGCCAGCCCGATTACGACCTTGAAATCCTGAATGGGAAAACTGACGCAGAACAATGGAAGGAACTCGTCGCCAATCCGCAGAAACCGCTGTTCAATCGCGCGATACAGGCGGCCTATCCGCCCGGATCGGTCTACAAGATCCTGCTTTCGATAGCCGCGCTCGAGGAAAACGCTATCACCCCCGAAAAAACCATCTACTGCTCCGGAGTCTTCCGCCTCGGCAGGGGACGTTTTCTCTGCCACGGGGGCCAGGGGCACGGTCCGGTTAATCTCGAACGCGCGATCATCGAATCGTGCAACACCTATTACTACCAGCTTATTTTCGACCTCGGCTTCGAAAAATGGACCGAATACGGCCGCATGTTCGGGTTCGGTGACAAAACGGGAACGGATATTCCAGGTGAACACCCGGGAATCCTCCCATCAGCGGAATACTACGACAAACGCTACGGAAAGGGAAAGTGGACCAGGGGATACCTGGTAAGCCTTGCCATCGGCCAGGGTGAGCTGAACACGACGCCGCTCCAGCTCGCGGCCTTCACGGCGACCGTGGCGAACAGGGGCACCTGGCACCAGCCGCATCTCGTGCGGGGATACCGGCCGGACACCGGCGATACCGTCGTGCCGCTTTCCTTCACGAAAAGAAAACTGCCGATATCGGAAAAAACCTTCGAAACCGTCATGACGGCGATGCAGGGAGTGGTCGATTCCGGGACGGGACGGCTCGCCGCCGTCGACGGCGTAGCGGTCGCGGGTAAGACCGGTACCGCGCAGAACCCCCACGGGAAGGATCATGCCTGGTTCGTGGCGTTCGCTCCTGTCGAAAAGCCGGTCATAGCCCTTGCAGTGCTGGTCGAAAACGCTGGATACGGTGGCAGCATATCAGCTCCTATAGCCGGAAAGCTGATTAATTATTATGTTAACGGTCCGGACACGACGGACGCGGATTCAGCCACGGCCGCCTTAACGGAAAAAAACAGCGGCGGAACGGCAGGCGCCGCGGCATCGAACATTATCCGAACCGACAGCGCCGCGCAGACGGACACCGAAGCAGGGAACAACCCGGAATATGATTTACAAAGATGATCCGGCTCTTGTCAGAAGTTTTCTGGAAGACACGAGCAACATAAGAACAGGCCACACCCCGGGAGTGTTTTTCCCCGAAACCGCCGACGACGTCGCCCAGCTTTTCGCAAAGCGTCCCGCGGAAGTCAAGCGCTTCGTCGTAGCGGGCAACGGCACGGGAACGACCGGGGGCCGGATACCTTTCGGGGATCACGTCATCGCCATGCAGAAACTCGACGCCATCGGCGCCCCCCTGCCCTGCGGCGACGGCACGGCAATCATGACCGTGGGGGCCGGCGCCCTCCTGGAAGACATCCAGAAAAAAGCAGAACAGAGCGGCTGGATCTATCCTCCAGACCCTACGGAAAAACTCTGTTTCATCGGCAGCACGATAGCCAACAACTCTTCCGGGGCGAGAACCTACAAATACGGCCCGACCCGGAAGTATATCCGCCGGATCAGGGTGGTGCTCCCTTCCGGGGACGTGCTCGACCTTCCGAGGAGCGCCTGCATTGCTGGAGAGAACGGCCGTTTCCGCCTGGAACTCCCTCTTGCGGGAAAACTGGAATTCGAGCGTCCGCGTTACTCCATGCCCCGGACTTCGAAACACAATGCCGGGTACTACTCCGCTCCAGGCATGGACCTCGTGGACCTGTTCATAGGCTCCGAAGGCACGCTCGGAGTAATCGTGGAAGCCGATCTCGGGTTGCTTCCCGCGCCCGAAAAGATCATATCGTGCATCGTCCATTTCCGGAATGTCGACGACATCTTTCTTTTCGTCGACAAAGCGCGGAAAAAGGAAAACGGCGTCGGGCCACGGGCCCTGGAACTCTTCGACGCAAACGCACTCGACTTCCTGCGCGCGGTCTATCCCGATACGCCTGAAGGCTCCGCCGGAGCGATTTTTTTCGAGCAGGAAACAACTTCGTCCAACGAGGACGACATGCTCGACGCATGGCTGGAGCTCATGGAATCCTGCAACGCGATGACCGATGAATCGTGGGTGGCGCTGGATCCGGATGAACAACGCGCGATGACCGCGTTCCGGCATGAACTGCCGGTCCAGGTGAACGAATGGCTCGCCAGCCAGTCGGAAACCAAGATCAGCACCGACATGGCCGTGCCGCACGGTGCGTTTCCGGAGCTTTTCCGATTCTATCGCGACGTCTGCGAACAGCACGGATTTCGCTATATCGTGTTCGGCCATATCGGCGACAGCCATGTCCACCTGAACATTCTGCCGTCCAGTCATGAAGAATTCGTCACCGCGAAGACTCTTTACGAAGGATTCGTGGACAAGGCCATCGTGCTCGGCGGCACGCTGTCGGCGGAACACGGCATCGGAAAACTAAAATCCGGCTATCTCGTCAGGATGTTCGGCGAGGAAGGCGTCGCCGAAATGCTGCGCATCAAGAAAATCTTCGACCCGAAACTGCTGCTCAACATCGGCAACCTGATTCCCGAAGAGTACTGCCGGACAGAACCCTAACACCACCAGAGTGGCAAATCAAGAGAAAAACAGGCAATACGTCACGACGATCCTGAACCGCAAGGCACGTCATGAGTATACGATACTCGAAAGCCTTGTCGCCGGAATCGAACTCCGGGGCAGCGAGGTGAAATCCGTCCGGCTCGGGAAAGCCAGCCTGAATGAAAGCCATGCGATCATTCACCGTGGAGAGGTATGGCTGGAGAACATGCAGATATCCGAGTACGAGCACAACAGCCTCGAACGGCTTGACCCGAAAAGAAGCCGCAAACTGCTGCTCAAACGTGACGAAATTCAGAAACTCCAGTTGAAACTCCATCAGAAAGGCTTGACGCTCATACCGTTAAAGGCTTTTTTTAACAGCCGCGGTGTACTGAAAATCGAACTCGCCCTCGCAAAGGGCAAAAAACTCTACGACAAGCGCGAAAGCATCAGGGCTCGCGACGAGGAGCGGCAGATGCAGCGGGCGAAACAGCAATACTAACGACCGAAGGAATCCAGAATGATTTTTCCACCCGTACAAGAACAGCTCGATATCATCGCCAGAAACACCGTCGAGGTCATCAGCGAGGAGGAGCTTGAAAAAAAACTCGAAAAAAGCCGCCAGACAGGCAAACCCCTGAAAGTCAAACTCGGCGCTGACCCGTCGAGGCCGGACCTGCACCTCGGTCATTCGGTCGTGCTGAGAAAGCTCAGGGAGTTCCAGGATCTCGGCCACGAAGCGGTGCTCATCATCGGTGACTTCACCGCCATGATCGGCGACCCCTCGGGAAAAAGCAAAACCCGACCGCAGCTTTCCGCAAAAAAGGCACGCGAAAACGGCGAAACTTATTTCGAGCAGGCAGCGAAAATCCTCGACGAGGAAAAAACAACCATCTGTTACAACTCAGACTGGCTTGGACGGATGACGTTCGATGACGTCATCCGCCTCTCCAGTCATTACACGGTCGCCCGGATGCTCGAACGGGACGATTTCGAAAAACGCTACAAATCCTGCGAGCCGATCTCGATACACGAATTCCTCTACCCGCTCGCCCAGGGCATGGATTCGGTCCATCTGCGCAACGATATCGAGCTCGGCGGCACCGACCAGAAATTCAACCTGCTCGTCGGCCGCGACCTGCAGCGGGAATACGGCATCGAT
It encodes the following:
- the smpB gene encoding SsrA-binding protein SmpB, which encodes MANQEKNRQYVTTILNRKARHEYTILESLVAGIELRGSEVKSVRLGKASLNESHAIIHRGEVWLENMQISEYEHNSLERLDPKRSRKLLLKRDEIQKLQLKLHQKGLTLIPLKAFFNSRGVLKIELALAKGKKLYDKRESIRARDEERQMQRAKQQY
- a CDS encoding cation diffusion facilitator family transporter — encoded protein: MEHNERVRSEQRFKGRKAKKGLRFAVTVTGVIFITEIVGGLLSGSLALLADAGHMATDLFALLISYLAIRFSSKPCTKKRSYGYFRLEIIAALVNGVILCVTALFVTVEAWKRISMPAEIETVQMFAFGMVGLAANIASALWLRKEKESSVNVRAAYIHILSDLAGSVGVVGGALLIGLTGWSLFDSFISFFIAVLIVRSALKIIGEAVDVLMESVPEGLDIHDIEQTLLSFDHVRDLHDLHVWALTSGVNALSCHILVDEPGQGQALLDAIHEQLKDRYNIDHVTIQLEFE
- a CDS encoding FAD-binding oxidoreductase — encoded protein: MIYKDDPALVRSFLEDTSNIRTGHTPGVFFPETADDVAQLFAKRPAEVKRFVVAGNGTGTTGGRIPFGDHVIAMQKLDAIGAPLPCGDGTAIMTVGAGALLEDIQKKAEQSGWIYPPDPTEKLCFIGSTIANNSSGARTYKYGPTRKYIRRIRVVLPSGDVLDLPRSACIAGENGRFRLELPLAGKLEFERPRYSMPRTSKHNAGYYSAPGMDLVDLFIGSEGTLGVIVEADLGLLPAPEKIISCIVHFRNVDDIFLFVDKARKKENGVGPRALELFDANALDFLRAVYPDTPEGSAGAIFFEQETTSSNEDDMLDAWLELMESCNAMTDESWVALDPDEQRAMTAFRHELPVQVNEWLASQSETKISTDMAVPHGAFPELFRFYRDVCEQHGFRYIVFGHIGDSHVHLNILPSSHEEFVTAKTLYEGFVDKAIVLGGTLSAEHGIGKLKSGYLVRMFGEEGVAEMLRIKKIFDPKLLLNIGNLIPEEYCRTEP
- the mrdA gene encoding penicillin-binding protein 2; this encodes MDKIQKRAYSVSLIVIAGFVVLFLRLIYLQVFEYKELGSISDANSLRRTWLHPPRGRLIDRNGVTVVDNQPLYTVKVIPAEFTDSLKKSTLAALLHVTDEELEKRIRKGFKYNRFAPVAVGRDIEPQEMMRLNENLWRLPGVMLEVENKRKYPAGINASHIFGYLNFISKEQLENMAGKGYTPDDKTGSKGLEKQYEDQLRGEKGVRYELVNSIGKTAGKFEDGRKDTPFKNGSDLHLTLDAGLQRLAEQLLKETGKSGAVVAIDPNDGGILAMTSQPDYDLEILNGKTDAEQWKELVANPQKPLFNRAIQAAYPPGSVYKILLSIAALEENAITPEKTIYCSGVFRLGRGRFLCHGGQGHGPVNLERAIIESCNTYYYQLIFDLGFEKWTEYGRMFGFGDKTGTDIPGEHPGILPSAEYYDKRYGKGKWTRGYLVSLAIGQGELNTTPLQLAAFTATVANRGTWHQPHLVRGYRPDTGDTVVPLSFTKRKLPISEKTFETVMTAMQGVVDSGTGRLAAVDGVAVAGKTGTAQNPHGKDHAWFVAFAPVEKPVIALAVLVENAGYGGSISAPIAGKLINYYVNGPDTTDADSATAALTEKNSGGTAGAAASNIIRTDSAAQTDTEAGNNPEYDLQR
- the tyrS gene encoding tyrosine--tRNA ligase, with protein sequence MIFPPVQEQLDIIARNTVEVISEEELEKKLEKSRQTGKPLKVKLGADPSRPDLHLGHSVVLRKLREFQDLGHEAVLIIGDFTAMIGDPSGKSKTRPQLSAKKARENGETYFEQAAKILDEEKTTICYNSDWLGRMTFDDVIRLSSHYTVARMLERDDFEKRYKSCEPISIHEFLYPLAQGMDSVHLRNDIELGGTDQKFNLLVGRDLQREYGIDPQVCVTMPLLVGTFGTEKMSKSLGNAICFNDSPEDIYGKMLSIPDELIETYFSLLLPAPSQPLELFMEIVRQNPREAKRTLAREIVELYHTGDHALAAEEHFDRVFVRKQAPEEIEEFAFPAASMPLVDLLVELGAVASKSEARRLIKQNAVQIDDRKVSDMNLELALGEEAKIVKAGKRKFFKVVIKKDFQ
- a CDS encoding co-chaperone GroES; the encoded protein is MYQNVTDKFVVVGDRVLIRPKSSDERTKSGIYLPPGVQEKEKIQTGYVLKTGPGYPVGPPPESGEPWMEESSLPQYIPLQAKVGDLAIFIQNSSYEIEYEGEKYVIVPNAAILLLIREDDELEYYLK
- the mreC gene encoding rod shape-determining protein MreC, which produces MTKFFKFITANNSYLLLVFYCGIAGILIRFQDTLSLKSLQSRGTEFRASVSGLLSDIGEYFSLRRENEILTLQNASLLADAIAGANALRDSAGVTGMAALAQGHPGEFLIARVVERRFNTTENFIIVNAGSKLGVAADMPVLTPDGLAGRVVQVSQNYAKVMPVIHSDFRVSVVSDSNLTHGLLRWGGKKERIARMDYVPLSSSIAKGEKLYTTDFSTFALRGIPVGKVIAVTPGKQFFDVAVRLSVDFSSLTHVMIAESSADPEKIELMYRPVTGDDVPQNETSEQRN
- the mreD gene encoding rod shape-determining protein MreD, yielding MVKDTIVRIVLLSVLALLQQYAVSRFVVFGAFPDLLTVFIVFVALRTGQKQGMTYGFAAGLATGVLGGDIGITTLAKTLEGFVAGYFHIPEDSHASTHQKRRMFYKGVLLASLTGRAVQAASANVLALPPLWHVAYSVVLVTVFNMLIAVLAYQLFLKKILANN
- the nadA gene encoding quinolinate synthase NadA, with the translated sequence MISSDASVEALHERVRQLKKEMNAIILAHYYTLPEIQQAADVVGDSLALARAAEGTGADVIVFAGVYFMAETAAILNPGKLVLMPDNRAGCPLADSCPPETFRAFKAEHPGALVITYINSSVEIKAESDIVCTSSNAEKIVSQIPEDREIIFGPDRNLGSYVMKKLGREMILWQGCCYVHDAYRWEIIRETIEKHPGAKFIAHPECREEVLCRSDFVGSTGALLDYSEKTDAQVMIVATEPGILYEMERRSPEKTFLPAPKDPFSPSSVCTQMKQNTLEKLCECMERREPRIFVDEALRENALKPIRRMLEMS